A single genomic interval of Mycobacterium sp. DL592 harbors:
- the rpmI gene encoding 50S ribosomal protein L35, translating into MPKAKTHSGASKRFRKTGTGKIVRQKANRRHLLEHKPSKRTRRLDGRTVVAPNDTKRVNAMLNG; encoded by the coding sequence ATGCCTAAGGCCAAGACTCACAGCGGGGCCAGCAAGCGCTTCCGCAAGACCGGCACCGGCAAGATCGTGCGGCAGAAGGCGAACCGTCGCCACCTGCTCGAGCACAAGCCGAGCAAGCGGACCCGCCGCCTCGACGGACGCACCGTCGTGGCGCCTAACGACACCAAGCGTGTCAACGCGATGCTGAACGGCTGA
- a CDS encoding RNA methyltransferase: MSTLLPAKPPDIPLSEVLTERSARVAAAAKLQRHTGRRRAGQFLAEGPNLVEAAARSGLVIEVFATEAAAQRHAGLLTGLPAHQVTERAAKALSETVTPSGLVAVCRTPHAVLDDVLASQPRLVAVAVELSEPGNAGTLIRLADAMGAAAVIFAGHSVDPYNGKCLRSSAGSIFNVPVLVEPDTPEVLGRLRVAGLRTLATTLDGEVSLDDAEADLGAPTAWLFGPESQGLSAEIASLADVRVTIPMTGGAESLNVAAAAAICLYQSARAQRAQG, from the coding sequence ATGTCAACGCTCCTTCCGGCGAAGCCGCCTGACATACCCCTGTCAGAGGTACTGACTGAACGATCCGCCCGGGTGGCGGCTGCAGCAAAACTGCAGCGCCACACCGGGCGTCGTCGTGCTGGGCAGTTTCTGGCCGAAGGACCCAATCTGGTCGAGGCCGCGGCGCGCAGTGGCCTGGTGATCGAGGTGTTCGCCACCGAGGCCGCTGCGCAGCGCCACGCCGGACTGCTGACCGGCCTGCCGGCCCACCAGGTGACCGAACGCGCTGCCAAAGCGCTCTCCGAGACGGTGACCCCGTCGGGCCTGGTCGCCGTGTGCCGGACCCCGCACGCCGTACTGGATGACGTGCTGGCGTCGCAGCCGCGGCTTGTCGCGGTCGCCGTCGAACTGTCGGAGCCGGGCAATGCCGGCACGTTGATCCGGCTTGCCGACGCGATGGGTGCCGCGGCGGTGATCTTCGCCGGGCACAGTGTCGATCCCTACAACGGCAAATGCCTGCGCTCCTCGGCGGGCAGCATCTTCAACGTGCCGGTCCTGGTCGAGCCGGACACCCCCGAGGTCCTGGGCCGGCTGCGTGTCGCCGGGCTGCGGACCCTGGCGACGACGTTGGACGGCGAGGTCAGCCTCGACGATGCCGAAGCGGACTTAGGTGCGCCGACCGCCTGGCTGTTCGGTCCCGAATCCCAGGGACTGTCCGCGGAGATCGCTTCCCTGGCCGACGTCCGTGTCACCATCCCGATGACCGGCGGCGCCGAGAGCCTCAATGTTGCTGCCGCCGCGGCGATTTGCCTGTATCAGAGCGCCCGCGCGCAGCGTGCGCAGGGCTGA
- the lysX gene encoding bifunctional lysylphosphatidylglycerol synthetase/lysine--tRNA ligase LysX: MTVTTSRPISRFHWVPAAAGWLIGVIATLSLLSSLSPLLRHIIKVPREFINDYIFNFPDTSFAWAFVLGLLAAALAARKRIAWWILVFYMAAAAVWNAVDLLTGKESAAVDVGEVIGVVFHVASIGFLLLAYREFWARVRRGALLKAAATLAAGMTIGTFVGWGLLEFFPGSLAREDRFWYALNRVGAFAGAGADAFTGHPHVFVNALLGLFGALALMVAAVVLFQSQRAENALTGEDESAIRGLLEVYGKNDSLSYFATRRDKSVVFAPSGRAAITYRVEVGVCLASGDPIGDPRTWQQAIAAWLGLCQDYGWAPGVMGASSTGAQAFREAGLNALQLGDEAILYPDKFHLSGSDMRAVRQAVTRARRAGLTVRFRRHRDFSAEEMAAVIKRADTWRDTETERGFSMALGRLGDAADGDCLLVEAVSGDGSDGSGGDVVAMLSLVPWGNNGLSLDLMRRSPQSPNGTIELMVSELMQNAEDLGVSRVSLNFAMFRSAFEQGAQLGAGPVARLWRALLVFFSKWWQLETLYRSNMKYLPHWVPRYACYEDARLIPRVGVASVIAEGFLVLPFSRRAKQHTGHYSAVPHDLAASGRLHADGSAPDVDKPLIGGTAESTAPRLPDQVRVRMAKLKTLQNNGIDAYPVGSPPSHTVAQAVAEADDVTLTIAGRILRTRDYGGVVFALLRDWSGDVQLLLDKSTLDGAAEDFAAVDLGDLVEAGGHMGYSKNGTRSLIVKQWRLIGKCLRPLPDKRKGLQDPEARVRARYVDLAINPEARDLIRARSNVLHAIRETLFAKGFLEVETPILQQIHGGANARPFATHINAYDLDLYLRIAPELYLKRLCVGGVERVFELGRAFRNEGVDFSHNPEFTLLEAYQAHADYLVWIDGCRELIQNAAIAANGSAVVMRPAAGTAGADEKLEPVDISGTWRVKTVHDAVSEALGERVDAQTELPVLRRLCDAAKVPYLTHWDAGAVVLELYERLVEDRTEAPTFYTDFPTSVSPLTRPHRSIPGVAERWDLVAWGVELGTAYSELTDPVEQRRRLQEQSLLAADGDPEAMELDEDFLQAMEYAMPPTGGMGMGVDRVVMLITGRSIRETLPFPLAKPR, encoded by the coding sequence ATGACCGTCACCACGAGTCGGCCAATCTCACGCTTCCACTGGGTGCCCGCCGCAGCCGGCTGGCTCATCGGCGTCATCGCCACGTTGTCGCTGCTGTCGAGCCTCTCGCCGCTGCTGCGCCACATCATCAAGGTGCCGCGCGAGTTCATCAACGACTACATCTTCAACTTCCCCGACACCAGCTTCGCGTGGGCGTTCGTGCTGGGACTGCTCGCCGCCGCACTGGCGGCCCGCAAACGCATCGCCTGGTGGATCCTCGTGTTCTACATGGCCGCGGCAGCGGTGTGGAACGCCGTCGACCTGCTCACCGGCAAGGAGTCGGCCGCCGTCGACGTCGGCGAGGTCATCGGTGTGGTCTTCCACGTCGCGTCGATCGGTTTCCTGCTGCTGGCCTACCGGGAATTCTGGGCCAGGGTTCGTCGCGGCGCGTTGCTCAAGGCAGCGGCCACCCTGGCCGCCGGCATGACGATCGGCACGTTCGTCGGATGGGGTCTACTCGAGTTCTTCCCGGGAAGCCTGGCCCGCGAAGACCGGTTCTGGTACGCCCTCAACCGCGTCGGCGCGTTCGCCGGCGCCGGTGCCGACGCCTTCACCGGGCACCCGCACGTCTTCGTCAACGCGCTGCTCGGCTTGTTCGGCGCGCTGGCTCTCATGGTGGCGGCCGTCGTGTTGTTCCAGTCCCAGCGAGCCGAGAACGCACTGACCGGTGAGGACGAATCGGCGATCCGGGGACTGTTGGAGGTCTACGGCAAGAACGACTCCCTGAGCTATTTCGCCACCCGCAGGGACAAGTCGGTGGTCTTCGCCCCCAGCGGCCGGGCCGCGATCACCTACCGCGTCGAGGTCGGGGTGTGCCTGGCCAGTGGCGACCCGATCGGCGACCCACGCACATGGCAACAGGCCATCGCCGCCTGGCTCGGGCTGTGCCAGGACTACGGGTGGGCGCCAGGGGTGATGGGCGCGAGTTCTACTGGGGCGCAGGCCTTTCGCGAGGCCGGGCTCAATGCCCTGCAGCTGGGCGACGAGGCGATCCTCTACCCGGACAAGTTCCACCTTTCCGGCTCCGACATGCGTGCGGTGCGCCAGGCCGTCACCCGTGCCCGCCGGGCCGGGCTGACCGTCCGGTTCCGTCGGCATCGCGACTTCTCCGCCGAGGAGATGGCCGCGGTGATCAAACGCGCAGACACCTGGCGCGACACCGAGACTGAACGCGGCTTCTCGATGGCGCTGGGCCGCCTCGGTGATGCCGCCGACGGTGACTGCCTGCTGGTCGAGGCAGTAAGCGGCGACGGCTCGGACGGATCCGGTGGTGACGTCGTAGCGATGCTCTCGCTGGTTCCCTGGGGCAACAACGGACTGTCACTGGACCTGATGCGCCGCTCACCGCAATCCCCCAACGGCACCATCGAACTGATGGTCAGCGAACTGATGCAGAACGCCGAAGACCTCGGCGTGAGCCGGGTTTCGCTGAACTTTGCGATGTTCCGCTCGGCATTCGAGCAGGGCGCCCAACTGGGCGCCGGCCCGGTGGCACGGCTGTGGCGGGCACTGCTGGTGTTCTTCTCGAAGTGGTGGCAGCTGGAGACCCTGTACCGGTCGAACATGAAGTACCTGCCGCACTGGGTGCCGCGCTACGCCTGCTACGAGGACGCCCGGTTGATTCCCCGGGTCGGGGTGGCCTCGGTGATCGCCGAAGGCTTCCTGGTGCTGCCGTTCTCCCGGCGTGCCAAACAGCACACCGGCCACTACTCGGCGGTCCCGCATGACTTGGCCGCCAGCGGCCGGTTACATGCCGACGGCAGCGCGCCCGACGTCGACAAACCGCTCATCGGGGGCACCGCAGAGTCCACCGCGCCGCGACTACCCGATCAGGTCCGCGTACGGATGGCCAAACTGAAGACGTTGCAGAACAACGGTATCGACGCCTACCCGGTCGGCTCTCCCCCGAGCCACACGGTGGCCCAGGCCGTGGCGGAAGCTGACGACGTCACCCTGACCATCGCCGGGCGGATCCTGCGCACCCGCGACTACGGCGGCGTGGTGTTCGCCCTGCTTCGGGACTGGTCGGGAGATGTGCAGCTGCTGCTGGACAAGTCAACGCTCGACGGTGCCGCCGAGGACTTCGCCGCCGTCGACCTCGGTGACCTTGTCGAGGCCGGCGGCCACATGGGCTACAGCAAGAACGGCACCCGTTCGCTCATCGTGAAGCAGTGGCGGCTGATCGGAAAGTGCTTGCGGCCCTTGCCCGACAAGCGAAAAGGATTGCAGGACCCCGAGGCCAGGGTGCGCGCCCGATACGTCGACCTGGCGATCAACCCGGAAGCGCGCGACCTGATCCGGGCCCGCAGCAACGTCCTGCACGCCATCCGGGAAACACTGTTCGCCAAGGGCTTTCTGGAAGTCGAGACGCCGATCCTGCAGCAGATCCACGGCGGGGCCAACGCCCGGCCATTCGCTACCCACATCAACGCCTACGATCTCGACCTGTATCTGCGCATCGCTCCTGAGCTTTATCTCAAGCGACTCTGCGTGGGCGGTGTGGAGCGGGTGTTCGAACTGGGCCGCGCGTTCCGCAACGAAGGCGTCGACTTCAGCCACAACCCGGAGTTCACCCTCCTGGAGGCCTATCAGGCGCATGCCGACTATCTGGTGTGGATCGACGGTTGCCGCGAGCTGATCCAGAACGCGGCGATCGCCGCCAACGGATCAGCAGTGGTGATGCGGCCCGCTGCAGGCACTGCCGGCGCCGACGAGAAGCTCGAGCCCGTCGACATCTCCGGAACCTGGCGGGTCAAGACCGTGCACGACGCCGTATCCGAAGCCCTGGGCGAGCGGGTCGACGCCCAAACCGAACTACCCGTGCTGCGGCGTCTGTGTGACGCTGCCAAGGTGCCGTACCTGACGCATTGGGATGCGGGTGCGGTGGTTCTGGAGCTCTACGAGCGGCTGGTCGAAGACCGTACCGAAGCGCCCACGTTCTACACCGACTTCCCGACGTCGGTATCGCCGCTGACCCGGCCGCACCGCAGCATCCCCGGCGTCGCCGAACGTTGGGACCTGGTGGCCTGGGGTGTCGAACTGGGGACCGCCTACAGCGAACTCACCGACCCGGTGGAGCAGCGCCGCCGGTTGCAGGAGCAGTCACTGCTGGCCGCCGACGGTGACCCGGAGGCCATGGAACTCGACGAGGACTTCCTGCAGGCCATGGAGTACGCCATGCCTCCGACCGGCGGGATGGGCATGGGTGTCGATCGTGTAGTCATGCTGATCACCGGCCGAAGCATCCGCGAGACGCTGCCGTTCCCGCTGGCCAAGCCCCGCTGA
- a CDS encoding DUF1844 domain-containing protein, translating to MTDSPSIRDLADIPAVEVITRAAVMLMSAAAEKLGLADADPDASDHRDLDEARRLITALAGLVTASAEYLGPHAGPVRDGLKTLQLAFREASAAPEEPGSGPGEKYTGPVW from the coding sequence ATGACGGATTCCCCTAGCATCCGCGATCTGGCCGATATCCCGGCCGTCGAGGTCATCACCCGGGCCGCGGTGATGCTGATGAGCGCCGCCGCCGAGAAACTCGGTCTGGCCGACGCCGACCCGGATGCCAGCGACCATCGCGACCTCGACGAAGCGCGCCGGCTCATCACCGCCCTTGCGGGTCTGGTCACCGCCTCGGCGGAGTACCTGGGCCCGCATGCGGGTCCGGTGCGCGACGGCCTGAAGACGTTGCAGCTCGCATTCCGGGAAGCCAGCGCCGCACCCGAGGAACCGGGCAGCGGTCCGGGCGAGAAGTACACCGGCCCGGTGTGGTAG
- a CDS encoding xanthine dehydrogenase family protein molybdopterin-binding subunit, giving the protein MTPATAQTGLPVTRVEGRDKVTGRARYTADTAVENLTYAAIVQSQVAHGTVTEESLRESTARAYAAPGVLHVLTPLNCPVLHRLPADMTFDLPMERRPPLADLTVQHVGQHIAVIVADTPENATHAASLFDLRYDSRPAQLHVADVVAGSVPPDETNGEIRYGSYLPDHFVKLEEEKLQDRRGPVDEPDLPVRLQARYTTPLNAHYPIELSATIAEWDDDRLTIHDATRWITGERAALAAYLGLPEANVRVISPLVGGAFGSKSFLWMHVVLCAVAARELGRPVKLVLTRNHMFSSTGHRPRTYQDVTLVADDTGALASIEHHTLTETSTVAHFCEPVGLSSRFLYQSPRMVVSHRVARINTPTPCFMRGPGEAPGLFALESAIDELAADLGVDPLELRIRNHADVDQASGKPWSGKHLLDCYELGAQRFGWDKRPLPPRSLTSGGVQLGWGMATATYPGRRMPASCSVITGADGAVRFASATHEIGTGVRTTMSQVAADASGLLPGQLTFESGDSAFPDAPYSGASQTTATVGSAVYAAGSQWAARLIELVRTDPASLFHGRSRDDIAVTGGRIVSGGIRAGVAEAIAAGGQRYLDELSFTASVDAGEQRDSVSQSFGAHFCEVEVDEAIGRATVTRWVAVMDCGRVLNPALARNQVMGGITFGVGMALLEQVPYDSRTAQLIGEYYVPTHADRPDFDITFVDEPDYALDPIGVRGIGEIGACGVPAAVANAIYHATGRRLRDLPITVEQLMGED; this is encoded by the coding sequence ATGACGCCCGCTACCGCTCAGACCGGTCTACCCGTGACCCGGGTCGAGGGCCGCGATAAGGTGACCGGCCGGGCCCGCTACACCGCGGACACGGCGGTCGAGAACCTCACGTACGCGGCCATCGTGCAGTCCCAGGTCGCCCACGGCACGGTCACCGAGGAATCGCTGCGCGAGAGCACCGCGCGCGCCTACGCGGCGCCAGGTGTGCTTCACGTTCTCACCCCACTGAATTGCCCTGTGCTGCACCGCCTGCCGGCGGACATGACATTCGATCTGCCGATGGAGCGCCGACCGCCGCTAGCCGACCTCACCGTCCAGCACGTCGGCCAGCACATAGCAGTGATCGTCGCCGACACCCCGGAGAACGCAACCCACGCCGCGTCGCTGTTCGACCTGCGCTACGACAGCCGGCCGGCGCAGCTGCATGTCGCGGACGTCGTGGCCGGTTCGGTGCCGCCCGACGAGACGAACGGCGAGATCCGTTACGGCAGCTATCTTCCCGATCACTTCGTCAAACTCGAGGAAGAGAAACTCCAGGACCGCCGCGGCCCAGTGGACGAGCCAGACCTTCCGGTGCGCCTGCAGGCGCGATACACGACGCCGCTCAACGCGCACTATCCGATCGAGCTGTCGGCCACCATCGCCGAGTGGGACGACGATCGGCTCACGATCCACGACGCGACCCGCTGGATCACCGGGGAGCGGGCCGCGCTGGCCGCCTACCTCGGGCTGCCCGAAGCGAACGTTCGGGTGATCTCGCCGCTGGTCGGCGGCGCGTTCGGGTCCAAGAGCTTCCTGTGGATGCATGTGGTCCTGTGCGCCGTCGCGGCCCGCGAGCTCGGCAGGCCCGTCAAGCTCGTGCTGACCCGCAACCACATGTTCTCCTCGACAGGGCACCGGCCGCGGACCTATCAGGACGTGACGCTGGTCGCCGATGACACCGGCGCGCTGGCCAGCATCGAACACCACACCCTGACCGAGACGTCGACCGTCGCGCACTTCTGCGAACCGGTCGGTCTCTCCAGCCGGTTCCTTTACCAGTCGCCCCGCATGGTCGTGTCGCATCGGGTCGCCCGGATCAACACGCCGACACCGTGTTTCATGCGTGGCCCGGGTGAAGCGCCGGGGCTGTTCGCGCTGGAGTCGGCCATCGACGAGCTGGCCGCCGACCTGGGGGTGGACCCGCTGGAGCTGCGCATCCGAAACCACGCCGACGTCGACCAGGCCAGCGGCAAGCCGTGGTCGGGTAAGCACCTGCTGGATTGCTACGAACTCGGGGCGCAGCGCTTCGGCTGGGACAAGCGGCCGCTGCCGCCGCGATCGTTGACCAGTGGTGGGGTGCAGCTCGGCTGGGGGATGGCCACCGCCACGTACCCGGGCAGGCGTATGCCTGCCTCGTGCAGCGTGATCACCGGGGCCGACGGTGCGGTGCGGTTCGCGTCGGCCACACATGAGATCGGCACCGGCGTCCGCACGACGATGAGCCAGGTGGCCGCCGACGCCAGCGGGCTGCTGCCGGGGCAGCTGACATTCGAATCCGGTGATTCGGCGTTCCCGGACGCGCCGTACAGCGGTGCCTCTCAGACCACCGCGACGGTGGGCTCGGCGGTGTACGCCGCGGGGTCGCAGTGGGCCGCCCGGCTGATCGAGCTGGTCCGCACCGACCCGGCATCCCTGTTCCACGGGCGGTCCCGTGACGACATCGCGGTCACCGGCGGCCGGATCGTCTCCGGAGGCATCCGCGCCGGCGTGGCGGAGGCGATCGCCGCAGGCGGGCAGCGCTACCTCGACGAGCTGAGCTTCACCGCGTCCGTCGACGCCGGCGAGCAACGCGATAGCGTGTCACAGTCGTTCGGCGCGCACTTCTGCGAAGTGGAGGTCGACGAGGCGATCGGCCGCGCCACGGTGACCCGCTGGGTTGCGGTGATGGACTGCGGGCGTGTGCTCAACCCCGCGCTGGCGCGCAATCAGGTGATGGGCGGCATCACCTTCGGTGTCGGCATGGCGTTACTCGAGCAGGTGCCCTACGACAGCCGCACCGCGCAACTGATCGGCGAGTACTACGTGCCCACCCACGCCGACCGGCCCGACTTCGACATCACGTTCGTCGACGAGCCGGACTACGCGCTGGACCCGATCGGTGTGCGCGGGATCGGCGAGATCGGCGCCTGCGGCGTGCCGGCGGCCGTCGCCAACGCGATCTACCATGCCACCGGCCGGCGGCTGCGGGACCTGCCGATCACCGTCGAGCAGCTGATGGGGGAGGACTGA
- the rplT gene encoding 50S ribosomal protein L20, translating into MARVKRALNAQKKRRTVLKASKGYRGQRSRLYRKAKEQQLHSLTYAYRDRRARKGEFRKLWISRINAAARANDITYNRLIQGLKAAGVEVDRKNLAEIAVSDPAAFTALVEVAKAALPEDVNAPSGEAA; encoded by the coding sequence ATGGCACGCGTGAAGCGCGCACTCAACGCCCAGAAGAAGCGGCGCACAGTACTGAAGGCGTCGAAGGGCTACCGCGGGCAGCGTTCGCGGCTCTACCGCAAGGCCAAAGAGCAGCAGCTGCATTCGTTGACCTACGCCTACCGGGACCGTCGTGCCCGCAAGGGCGAGTTCCGCAAGTTGTGGATCTCCCGGATCAACGCGGCCGCCCGCGCCAACGACATCACCTACAACCGGCTGATCCAGGGCCTCAAGGCCGCCGGTGTCGAGGTCGACCGCAAGAACCTCGCCGAGATCGCCGTCAGCGATCCGGCCGCGTTCACCGCTCTGGTTGAGGTCGCCAAGGCCGCCCTGCCGGAGGATGTCAACGCTCCTTCCGGCGAAGCCGCCTGA
- a CDS encoding alpha/beta hydrolase family protein — protein sequence MVADTFLADPASPFHQRISLMHGWVPLTAQIVAAVVLVLAMGWRSRRWRLLWLPVAAAVGALIAGYTYWNIADNGLAGDPAPRQLWVWIGVTGLAVTVAVVGWRGARWWRRTMSVLAIPLCALCTALMLNLWVGYFPTMQTAWNQLSAGPLPDQTDRATVTAMVAHHSIPATGTVVSVTIPGDASHFKHRSEWVYLPPAYFATNPPPALPTVMMIGGEFNTPADWMRAGNAIKTIDEFAAAHHGNAPVFVFVDSGGSFNNDTECVNGPRGNAGDHLTKDVVPYMESNFGVSRDRAHWGIVGWSMGGTCAVDLATMHPDMFSSLVDIAGDFAPNSGNKTQTIDRLFGGDAAAYASFDPATVITKHGPYQGISAWFAISGNPSSTPTAPQAINVGATGLGGRDANPNPGDQTSAANSLCALGSAHGINCAVVAQPGKHDWPFAARVFTASLPWLAGQIGTPGVAPQALPGPPAGPPEPVTIAASAGPPPLQAAVR from the coding sequence ATGGTCGCCGACACGTTCCTCGCGGACCCGGCGAGTCCGTTCCACCAACGCATTTCGTTGATGCACGGCTGGGTGCCACTGACCGCCCAGATCGTCGCCGCCGTCGTGCTGGTCCTGGCGATGGGCTGGCGATCCCGGCGCTGGCGCCTGCTGTGGCTGCCCGTCGCCGCCGCGGTGGGCGCCCTGATCGCGGGCTACACCTACTGGAATATCGCCGACAACGGACTGGCCGGCGATCCGGCACCCCGGCAGCTGTGGGTGTGGATCGGTGTCACCGGCCTGGCCGTGACGGTGGCGGTCGTGGGCTGGCGCGGTGCTCGCTGGTGGCGGCGCACCATGTCGGTGCTGGCGATCCCGCTCTGCGCGTTATGCACCGCGCTGATGCTCAACCTGTGGGTGGGTTACTTCCCCACCATGCAGACCGCCTGGAACCAACTGAGCGCAGGTCCGCTGCCCGATCAGACCGACCGCGCCACCGTGACCGCGATGGTGGCTCACCACAGCATTCCGGCCACCGGCACCGTCGTGTCGGTGACCATTCCCGGTGACGCGTCGCACTTCAAACACCGCAGCGAGTGGGTCTACCTGCCGCCGGCGTACTTCGCCACCAACCCGCCGCCCGCACTGCCCACCGTGATGATGATCGGCGGCGAGTTCAACACACCGGCCGACTGGATGCGGGCGGGCAATGCCATCAAGACCATCGACGAGTTCGCCGCCGCGCATCACGGCAACGCACCGGTGTTCGTTTTCGTCGACTCCGGCGGCTCGTTCAACAATGACACCGAATGCGTCAACGGCCCGCGCGGCAACGCCGGCGACCACCTCACCAAAGACGTAGTGCCCTACATGGAATCGAACTTCGGGGTCAGCAGGGACCGCGCCCACTGGGGCATCGTCGGCTGGTCGATGGGTGGCACCTGCGCCGTCGACCTGGCCACCATGCATCCCGACATGTTCAGCTCACTGGTCGACATCGCCGGCGACTTCGCCCCTAATTCCGGTAACAAGACGCAGACGATCGACCGGCTGTTCGGTGGTGATGCCGCAGCGTACGCGTCGTTTGATCCGGCCACGGTGATCACTAAACATGGCCCTTACCAAGGCATCTCGGCCTGGTTCGCGATCTCGGGCAATCCGTCGAGCACCCCGACGGCGCCGCAGGCCATCAACGTCGGGGCGACCGGCCTTGGCGGGCGCGACGCCAACCCCAACCCGGGCGACCAGACGTCGGCGGCCAATTCCCTGTGCGCACTGGGCAGCGCCCACGGCATCAACTGTGCGGTGGTGGCCCAACCGGGCAAGCACGACTGGCCGTTTGCGGCGCGGGTGTTCACCGCCTCACTGCCCTGGCTGGCCGGCCAGATCGGCACACCCGGGGTGGCACCACAGGCGCTGCCAGGGCCGCCCGCAGGCCCGCCGGAACCGGTGACGATCGCCGCGTCCGCCGGTCCACCGCCACTCCAAGCCGCCGTGCGCTAA
- the infC gene encoding translation initiation factor IF-3 — protein MSTETRVNERIRVPEVRLIGPGGEQVGIVRIEDALRVAADADLDLVEVAPDARPPVCKIMDYGKYKYETALKERESRKNQQQTVVKEQKLRPKIDPHDYATKRGHVIRFLEAGSKVKVTIMFRGREQSRPELGYRLLQRLAADVADHGFVETSAKQDGRNMTMVLAPHRGAKTRAKAAQQTIGAPAAEPAPEPDAPTEN, from the coding sequence ATCAGCACTGAGACACGCGTCAACGAGCGCATCCGCGTACCCGAAGTCCGCTTGATCGGACCGGGCGGCGAGCAGGTAGGCATCGTGCGCATCGAAGACGCCCTCCGCGTCGCCGCGGATGCCGATCTCGACCTTGTGGAAGTGGCCCCTGATGCCAGACCTCCGGTCTGCAAGATCATGGACTACGGCAAGTACAAGTACGAGACGGCACTCAAGGAGCGCGAGTCTCGCAAGAACCAGCAGCAGACCGTCGTCAAGGAGCAGAAGCTTCGCCCCAAGATCGACCCGCACGATTACGCGACCAAGCGGGGTCACGTCATCCGCTTCCTGGAAGCCGGGTCCAAGGTCAAGGTGACGATCATGTTCCGCGGTCGCGAACAGTCCCGGCCCGAACTCGGGTACCGGCTCCTGCAGCGGCTGGCCGCAGACGTAGCCGACCACGGCTTCGTCGAGACATCGGCCAAGCAGGACGGTCGCAACATGACGATGGTGCTGGCACCGCATCGCGGCGCGAAGACTCGTGCCAAGGCGGCGCAACAGACGATCGGAGCGCCGGCGGCAGAGCCCGCCCCAGAGCCCGACGCTCCCACCGAAAACTGA